One stretch of Thermanaerosceptrum fracticalcis DNA includes these proteins:
- a CDS encoding sodium:solute symporter family protein, with amino-acid sequence MNIQLLIVVLYIAVLFGISWYAKRLASQGSTHFLLAGRALSPALVAVSIAGLAIGGASTIGVSENAYNMGLSAGWYDVAWAAGAFIMGLLAAGKYRELQVTTIPELFERFYDKKGRIISVIGQIIIMLVITSLQYVAGGAILASLLPQYFNMQTGMITSALVFIGMTLIGGMWSAGLSNLLNVSLIYIGTIIGTFMCVKSQGGLQQIALAIPDSAKYFSPIKGAGMGTIMAWMAVMITQTLSAQGPVQIACGAKDARAARNGFLLGGLLILPIGFLSALMGIAARAAFPGIQATLALPKIIMSLDPVVAGITLAALWAADVSTAGTLLLGSATLFSQDIWKRFIQKNMDDKQYLLVNRLAVALLGILTYWMAASVVGIVKTLVIGLSLTTAFTVIFLFTVFAPGLCRKNSAFYTTLVGIIVLVLWQFVPAIRILPHVIYLEWIVCLITFLVITLFDSKPARISIVNNLKNVNR; translated from the coding sequence ATGAATATCCAACTCCTGATCGTTGTCTTATATATTGCCGTTTTATTTGGTATCAGCTGGTATGCCAAACGTTTAGCCTCCCAGGGCTCCACTCATTTTCTCCTGGCCGGTCGGGCTCTCTCCCCTGCTTTAGTGGCCGTCAGTATCGCTGGTTTGGCTATAGGGGGAGCCTCCACTATCGGTGTTTCCGAAAATGCCTACAACATGGGTCTCTCGGCCGGCTGGTATGACGTGGCCTGGGCAGCCGGAGCTTTTATCATGGGTTTACTGGCCGCAGGTAAATACCGGGAACTGCAGGTTACTACGATTCCAGAACTTTTTGAGCGCTTCTATGATAAAAAAGGACGAATTATCAGTGTCATTGGCCAGATCATTATTATGCTGGTGATCACCTCTCTTCAATATGTGGCTGGCGGAGCCATCTTAGCCTCCCTCCTCCCTCAATATTTCAACATGCAAACGGGTATGATAACCAGCGCCCTGGTCTTTATCGGCATGACCCTTATTGGCGGTATGTGGTCCGCCGGATTATCAAATCTTCTTAATGTTTCCTTAATCTACATAGGTACCATTATCGGTACCTTCATGTGCGTTAAATCCCAGGGTGGTTTACAGCAGATTGCCCTGGCCATACCGGACAGTGCCAAGTACTTCAGCCCCATCAAAGGTGCCGGTATGGGCACCATTATGGCCTGGATGGCGGTAATGATTACCCAAACCCTGTCTGCTCAGGGTCCCGTGCAGATTGCCTGCGGCGCCAAAGACGCCAGAGCTGCCCGTAATGGGTTCCTCCTGGGAGGTCTCTTAATCTTACCCATTGGTTTCCTCTCCGCCCTCATGGGTATTGCCGCCAGAGCCGCCTTCCCAGGTATTCAAGCTACCCTGGCTTTACCCAAAATCATCATGTCTTTAGACCCTGTGGTTGCCGGAATAACCCTGGCTGCCCTCTGGGCCGCTGATGTATCCACCGCAGGCACCCTGCTCTTAGGTTCTGCCACCCTCTTCTCCCAGGATATCTGGAAACGGTTTATTCAGAAAAATATGGACGATAAACAGTATCTTCTGGTCAATCGTCTTGCCGTGGCCCTGCTCGGTATCCTTACCTACTGGATGGCTGCATCCGTGGTGGGAATTGTGAAAACCCTGGTCATTGGGTTGAGCCTCACTACCGCTTTCACCGTTATCTTTCTCTTCACCGTTTTTGCCCCGGGTCTCTGCCGTAAAAATTCCGCCTTCTATACCACGCTGGTCGGGATTATCGTTTTAGTTCTCTGGCAGTTTGTCCCTGCTATACGCATACTGCCCCATGTCATCTATCTGGAATGGATTGTCTGCCTCATCACCTTCCTGGTGATTACCCTCTTTGACAGTAAACCTGCAAGGATTAGTATAGTAAATAACTTAAAGAACGTTAACCGTTAA
- a CDS encoding YraN family protein, producing the protein MDRKRMGQVAEEAAVHYLKHQGYQILERNYRSPLGEIDIIAEDRNTLVFIEVRSRQGTRFGLPQETVNWAKQQKVKRIATHYLKTKNAWKKACRFDVVGILFNEEGEVKSLELIRDAF; encoded by the coding sequence ATGGACAGAAAACGTATGGGCCAGGTAGCTGAAGAGGCGGCGGTTCACTATCTTAAACACCAGGGCTATCAAATTTTAGAGAGAAATTACCGGTCTCCTTTAGGGGAAATTGATATTATTGCGGAAGATCGGAATACCCTTGTTTTCATAGAAGTGAGAAGCAGGCAGGGGACACGCTTTGGACTGCCCCAGGAAACGGTCAACTGGGCCAAGCAGCAAAAGGTAAAGAGAATTGCTACCCACTATCTGAAAACCAAAAACGCCTGGAAGAAAGCCTGCCGTTTTGATGTTGTGGGTATTCTTTTTAATGAAGAAGGGGAAGTGAAGTCATTGGAATTGATACGGGATGCATTCTAG
- a CDS encoding NADH-quinone oxidoreductase subunit N: MNFTLISPEILTTALAFFVLMVSLMIPKEQRRGLSYVTTLGLLGILGNLIYLLGVNDTFLDGMYIVDSFSTYFKILIVISAIFVSMISTEYVDKELPGIMSEYYSLLIFAVLGMMILVSAGDVITLYMALELMTLSFIALVGFGKGLKKSSEAAIKYILLSALSSALLLYGLTLVYGLSKSPLLVKIAKYVANAPTLEPVMILGLVFVLAGFSFKISAVPFHMWAPDVYEGAPTPVTAFLSVASKGAGFAVLLRLFMQAFTNAEAWMPIVVTIATLTILLGNYVAIPQTNIKRLMAYSGIAQAGYILLGLIAYSNSGLEAAMFYAMLYVFSNLGAFAVITVMGKEIQSDEIEDYSGLWKRSPLMAATMLVCLLSLAGIPPLAGFYGKFYLFTAVMEQGYLWLVFVALAMSLVSVYYYLMVAKVMYLHDPKEPSTIPVSLSMKVTMIVTLVITVFLGVYPDPLTNVAVSVVRVFLP, translated from the coding sequence ATGAACTTTACTTTAATTAGTCCGGAAATTCTAACCACCGCCCTGGCTTTCTTTGTGCTGATGGTATCCCTCATGATTCCCAAAGAGCAGAGGAGAGGACTCAGTTATGTGACCACCCTGGGACTCCTCGGTATCCTGGGTAATCTCATATACCTCTTAGGAGTCAATGATACTTTCCTCGATGGCATGTATATCGTCGACAGCTTTTCTACCTATTTCAAAATCCTGATTGTCATCTCGGCCATCTTTGTTTCCATGATTTCTACGGAATACGTTGATAAAGAATTACCAGGGATTATGAGCGAGTATTATTCTTTACTCATCTTCGCCGTCCTGGGCATGATGATCCTGGTATCCGCCGGGGACGTGATTACCCTCTATATGGCATTGGAACTGATGACCCTTTCCTTTATTGCTCTCGTAGGCTTTGGAAAGGGACTGAAAAAATCATCAGAAGCGGCGATTAAATATATCCTGCTCAGCGCCCTGTCTTCAGCCCTCCTGTTGTACGGCTTAACCCTGGTATATGGGCTCTCCAAATCACCTTTACTGGTGAAGATCGCCAAATATGTGGCCAATGCTCCTACCCTGGAACCCGTGATGATTCTCGGCCTGGTTTTTGTGCTGGCCGGCTTCAGTTTTAAGATTTCGGCTGTTCCCTTCCACATGTGGGCGCCTGATGTGTACGAAGGGGCTCCTACACCTGTGACTGCTTTCCTTTCTGTGGCCTCCAAAGGAGCAGGCTTTGCAGTGCTGTTACGCCTCTTTATGCAGGCTTTTACCAATGCCGAGGCCTGGATGCCCATCGTCGTTACCATTGCCACCTTGACGATTCTTTTAGGAAACTATGTGGCTATTCCCCAGACCAACATCAAACGCCTGATGGCTTACTCCGGTATTGCCCAGGCCGGCTACATCCTCTTAGGTTTAATTGCATACAGTAACTCCGGTCTGGAAGCCGCCATGTTTTACGCCATGCTTTATGTCTTCTCCAACCTGGGAGCCTTTGCCGTCATTACCGTCATGGGTAAAGAAATTCAAAGTGACGAGATCGAAGATTATTCAGGTTTATGGAAACGCTCACCCCTTATGGCTGCCACCATGCTGGTATGTCTCTTATCCCTGGCCGGGATACCGCCTTTGGCCGGTTTCTACGGAAAGTTCTATCTCTTTACAGCAGTCATGGAACAGGGTTATCTCTGGCTGGTCTTTGTGGCTTTAGCCATGAGCCTCGTATCTGTATACTATTACCTCATGGTAGCCAAGGTCATGTATCTCCATGACCCTAAGGAACCCAGTACTATACCGGTTTCCTTGTCTATGAAAGTTACCATGATTGTAACCCTTGTCATTACCGTTTTCCTGGGCGTATATCCCGATCCATTGACCAACGTAGCCGTAAGTGTGGTCAGAGTTTTCTTGCCGTAA
- a CDS encoding complex I subunit 4 family protein: MGMPLLSIIVLAPILGALIILFIPENEDRIIKWVAALFTGVSLIASIYVYVSYDQAKGGLQFLEDIPWIEKFGINYSLGVDGISLPLVLLTAIVIFTGVFASWGMTKRVKEFFIFLLTLVAGVFGVFVSRDLFFFYLFFEVAVIPMYILIGVWGSTRKEYAAMKLTLYLLVGSAFALIGVIAVYLYTGLGTFDIQALTAFKYDPFFQKFAFFLMMVGFGFLVPMWPLHTWSPDGHVAAPTAVSMLHAGVLMKLGGYGLVRAGIFLFPEGAVFWSPVIGLLCIVNVVYGAMVAMAQKDLKFVIGYSSVSHMGYVLLGIAALNTISINGAVAQMFAHGIMTALFFALVGVIYDKAHTRVIADFGGLAYQMPRVATGFVIAGLASLGLPGLNNFVAEFLIFVGAYKTYPILAILAVSGVVITAVYVLRVVQKVFFGPVNPKWADLTDAKGAQMVPIVVLCGVLILFGFFPSLLIDVINNGVDPFVNTYLKHITVGGGF, translated from the coding sequence ATAGGCATGCCACTATTATCAATTATTGTTTTAGCACCCATCTTGGGAGCACTGATCATACTCTTTATACCAGAAAATGAAGATAGGATTATCAAATGGGTGGCCGCTCTCTTTACCGGCGTATCCCTGATTGCTTCCATCTATGTTTATGTGTCTTATGACCAAGCTAAAGGTGGTCTCCAGTTCCTGGAGGATATTCCCTGGATCGAGAAGTTTGGCATCAATTACTCCCTAGGTGTGGACGGGATTAGTTTACCTTTAGTCCTCCTAACTGCCATCGTTATCTTTACAGGAGTTTTTGCCTCCTGGGGGATGACTAAACGGGTCAAAGAGTTCTTTATCTTCCTCTTGACACTGGTAGCAGGGGTTTTCGGTGTTTTTGTATCCAGAGATTTATTTTTCTTCTATCTGTTCTTCGAGGTAGCGGTAATCCCCATGTATATCCTCATTGGCGTATGGGGCAGTACCCGTAAAGAGTATGCCGCTATGAAGCTGACCCTCTACCTCCTGGTGGGCAGTGCTTTCGCCCTTATCGGTGTCATCGCCGTCTATCTTTATACAGGGTTAGGGACCTTCGATATCCAGGCCTTAACAGCCTTCAAATATGACCCCTTCTTCCAGAAATTCGCCTTCTTTTTAATGATGGTTGGCTTTGGCTTCCTGGTACCTATGTGGCCTCTCCATACCTGGTCTCCCGACGGTCACGTAGCTGCGCCTACAGCCGTCAGTATGCTGCACGCCGGGGTTCTGATGAAATTAGGGGGCTACGGTTTAGTCAGAGCCGGGATCTTCTTATTCCCGGAAGGAGCAGTATTCTGGTCACCGGTCATCGGTTTATTGTGTATCGTTAACGTGGTTTACGGTGCCATGGTTGCCATGGCCCAGAAAGACCTGAAGTTTGTGATCGGTTACTCCAGTGTAAGCCACATGGGCTATGTATTATTGGGTATTGCTGCCCTTAATACCATCAGTATTAACGGCGCTGTAGCCCAGATGTTTGCCCATGGTATCATGACTGCTTTATTCTTCGCCCTGGTAGGGGTCATCTATGATAAGGCTCATACCAGAGTGATTGCCGATTTTGGGGGCCTGGCCTACCAGATGCCCCGTGTGGCCACAGGTTTTGTCATTGCCGGCTTGGCTTCCCTGGGACTGCCAGGGCTCAACAACTTTGTGGCTGAATTCTTGATTTTTGTCGGTGCTTATAAGACCTATCCCATTTTGGCCATTCTGGCCGTATCCGGTGTGGTCATCACTGCTGTCTATGTTCTCAGGGTTGTGCAAAAGGTATTCTTCGGCCCCGTAAATCCCAAGTGGGCTGACCTGACAGATGCCAAAGGTGCCCAGATGGTACCGATTGTCGTCCTCTGCGGCGTTTTAATTCTCTTTGGTTTCTTCCCATCCCTCTTGATCGATGTGATTAACAATGGTGTGGATCCTTTTGTTAACACCTATTTGAAACATATCACCGTAGGGGGTGGATTCTAA
- the nuoL gene encoding NADH-quinone oxidoreductase subunit L, whose translation MIEQVWLVPFLPLVAFVMINFLTKRYQGLSALTAILAMAGSFLISLGIMAEVFKQGITMEKPVEMAVDWINIPGLYIEMGALVDPLTAVMLFVVTFIALLVLIYSVGYMHGDPGFSRFFSYVSIFAFSMLGLVIANNYFQMFVFWELVGLCSYLLIGFWYQKNSAAEANKKAFITNRVADFGFLLGIIILFLYFGTFNFGELAEAIKQSKDLAFLTLAGILIFIGPVGKSGQFPLHVWLPDAMEGPTPVSALIHAATMVAAGVYLIARGYILFAASNTTLYTVAVVGGFTALFAASIAIVQRDLKRILAFSTLSQLGYMVMAMGVGSMTAGMFHLTTHAFFKALMFLCAGSVIHALHEQDIMKMGGVYKHMKITSITMVIGGLAIAGIPPLAGFWSKDEILLAAFDHGYYGLYAMASLTAFLTAFYMFRMIFLAFFGESRSESHHEPHESPWTMTVPLMILAVFSIFSGFIGAPFLEHGFSSYVYFGEPHHPAVNAVVMGSSVVLAVLGILLAWLMYMKKAISPEKIAQTFPGVYKVLYNKYYIDEIYLWFFDNVVLRIASAFNWSDRNLVDGLAHAIADGTRGIGKRLRYIHTGNLQSYALVIFAAVVVIVIFMAVPALGGVK comes from the coding sequence ATGATTGAACAGGTTTGGTTAGTGCCCTTTTTGCCTTTGGTGGCCTTTGTTATGATTAATTTCCTAACAAAAAGGTATCAAGGGTTAAGCGCCCTCACCGCAATCTTGGCCATGGCCGGCTCTTTTCTAATCTCTCTGGGGATTATGGCAGAAGTGTTCAAACAGGGAATTACCATGGAAAAACCGGTAGAGATGGCGGTGGACTGGATTAATATCCCAGGGCTCTATATCGAAATGGGCGCTTTGGTGGATCCTTTAACAGCGGTGATGCTGTTTGTTGTAACCTTCATTGCCCTTCTGGTTTTAATCTATTCTGTAGGTTATATGCACGGTGACCCGGGTTTTTCCAGATTCTTTTCCTACGTTTCCATCTTTGCTTTCTCCATGCTGGGTTTGGTCATTGCCAACAACTACTTCCAGATGTTCGTATTCTGGGAACTGGTGGGTCTTTGTTCTTATCTTCTCATCGGCTTCTGGTACCAGAAGAACTCTGCAGCCGAGGCCAATAAGAAAGCCTTTATCACCAACAGGGTGGCGGACTTCGGCTTTTTGCTCGGTATCATCATCCTTTTCCTGTACTTTGGCACCTTTAACTTTGGCGAGTTAGCCGAAGCCATTAAGCAAAGTAAAGACCTGGCCTTTCTCACCCTGGCAGGTATTCTGATCTTTATCGGCCCAGTAGGTAAGTCCGGTCAGTTTCCCCTCCATGTGTGGCTGCCTGATGCCATGGAAGGTCCTACGCCTGTGAGTGCCTTGATCCACGCCGCTACCATGGTTGCCGCCGGGGTATACCTGATTGCCAGGGGTTACATCTTGTTTGCAGCCTCTAACACTACCCTCTATACTGTAGCGGTAGTCGGTGGATTTACTGCGCTTTTTGCCGCCAGCATTGCTATTGTGCAGAGAGACTTAAAACGTATCTTGGCTTTTTCTACCTTAAGCCAGCTGGGTTACATGGTCATGGCTATGGGGGTTGGCAGCATGACGGCAGGGATGTTCCATCTTACCACCCATGCCTTTTTCAAAGCCCTCATGTTCTTATGTGCCGGTAGTGTTATACATGCCCTCCATGAGCAGGATATCATGAAAATGGGCGGCGTGTATAAGCACATGAAAATTACCTCTATTACCATGGTAATCGGTGGTTTGGCCATCGCAGGAATTCCACCTCTGGCCGGTTTCTGGAGTAAGGACGAAATTCTCCTGGCTGCTTTTGACCACGGTTATTATGGTCTTTATGCCATGGCTTCCTTAACCGCATTTCTCACCGCTTTCTATATGTTCCGGATGATCTTCCTGGCCTTCTTTGGTGAATCAAGAAGTGAAAGTCACCATGAACCCCATGAATCACCCTGGACTATGACGGTCCCCCTGATGATTCTGGCTGTGTTCTCCATCTTTAGCGGTTTCATCGGTGCCCCTTTCCTGGAACACGGTTTTAGCTCTTATGTCTATTTTGGCGAACCCCATCATCCGGCAGTTAATGCAGTGGTCATGGGTTCCTCGGTGGTACTGGCAGTCCTTGGTATTCTTCTTGCCTGGCTCATGTATATGAAAAAAGCCATCTCCCCGGAGAAAATCGCCCAAACCTTCCCTGGGGTATATAAAGTACTTTATAACAAGTACTATATCGATGAAATCTATCTCTGGTTCTTTGACAATGTAGTCTTAAGAATTGCCAGTGCCTTTAACTGGAGTGACCGCAACCTGGTGGATGGTTTGGCCCATGCCATCGCTGATGGAACAAGGGGAATCGGGAAGAGATTACGCTACATTCACACGGGTAACCTGCAGAGTTATGCCCTGGTCATCTTTGCTGCCGTGGTGGTCATTGTAATCTTCATGGCCGTACCTGCGCTGGGAGGTGTAAAATAG
- the nuoK gene encoding NADH-quinone oxidoreductase subunit NuoK yields the protein MITLQHYLILSAILFCIGLFGALSKKNAVAILLSIELMLNAVNINLVAFTKFLTPGELVGQVFAIFVIVVAAAEVALALAIVIAIYRQRNSVAVEDLDWMKW from the coding sequence ATGATTACTTTACAGCATTATCTTATCTTAAGTGCCATACTATTCTGTATTGGGCTTTTTGGGGCTTTATCCAAAAAAAATGCCGTTGCTATCCTCTTATCCATCGAGCTCATGTTGAATGCCGTCAATATCAACTTAGTTGCTTTTACCAAATTCCTTACACCCGGTGAATTGGTTGGTCAAGTATTTGCTATCTTTGTAATTGTCGTTGCCGCGGCAGAAGTAGCCCTCGCTTTAGCCATAGTTATAGCTATTTACCGGCAGAGGAATTCTGTGGCTGTAGAAGATCTGGATTGGATGAAATGGTAG
- a CDS encoding NADH-quinone oxidoreductase subunit J: MDIFTLAFGFIALVTILSALGVVLFKNIVHSALSLVVTFIGVAALYVTLQADYVALVQVLVYGGAVSVLIVFAIMLIQRGTIKETNLFGNLKIPAFVVSLATVGILSWLISITGWQTVEKKLPETTVTGIAELMLTKYAIPFEVAAILLLVALIGAIVIGKEVKNAR, encoded by the coding sequence ATGGATATATTCACTTTAGCCTTTGGCTTTATCGCTTTGGTTACTATTCTTTCCGCTTTAGGTGTAGTTCTTTTTAAAAACATTGTGCATAGTGCTTTAAGTTTAGTGGTTACTTTTATCGGGGTGGCTGCCCTTTATGTTACTCTCCAGGCCGATTATGTGGCCCTGGTGCAGGTTCTGGTCTATGGCGGCGCTGTTTCCGTCTTAATTGTCTTCGCCATCATGCTCATTCAAAGGGGGACCATTAAGGAAACTAATCTCTTCGGTAATCTCAAAATACCTGCTTTCGTCGTGAGCCTGGCTACTGTGGGAATCTTAAGTTGGCTTATCAGTATTACCGGCTGGCAGACTGTGGAGAAAAAACTCCCTGAAACAACGGTTACAGGAATTGCCGAATTAATGCTGACCAAATATGCTATTCCTTTTGAAGTAGCTGCTATTCTTTTGCTGGTGGCTTTGATTGGGGCCATCGTGATCGGGAAAGAGGTGAAGAACGCCCGATGA
- a CDS encoding NuoI/complex I 23 kDa subunit family protein, with the protein MYGSGVVKGLALTLKKFFSKKITEQYPEERPFIDHRWRGSLQLDKDACICCNMCVNACPNGVITLESGKDENNKRFLTRYEVNFERCLVCGLCVEACPKQCLKFTREYELATYFRDDVKLDLYHNPKLSAPSSTYAQKTEQKKEG; encoded by the coding sequence ATGTACGGGTCGGGAGTTGTAAAAGGTTTAGCCTTAACTTTAAAAAAATTTTTTAGCAAAAAGATTACTGAGCAGTACCCCGAAGAGCGTCCATTTATCGATCACCGCTGGCGCGGTTCTTTGCAATTGGATAAGGATGCTTGTATTTGTTGCAATATGTGTGTGAACGCCTGCCCTAACGGTGTCATTACGTTAGAATCAGGGAAAGACGAGAACAATAAGCGTTTTCTTACCAGGTATGAAGTGAATTTTGAACGCTGCCTTGTTTGCGGTTTGTGTGTGGAAGCCTGTCCCAAACAATGTTTGAAATTTACCCGGGAATATGAGTTGGCCACTTATTTCAGAGACGATGTCAAATTAGATCTTTATCACAATCCTAAGCTTTCTGCTCCGTCTTCTACCTATGCCCAAAAGACAGAACAGAAGAAGGAGGGCTAA
- the nuoH gene encoding NADH-quinone oxidoreductase subunit NuoH — translation MDNLFVKIAALVRTTLTGLGLGDIWVNLAMVILYLAGILGVMMTAALVLVLVERKIAGFIQLRPGPNRVGPWGSLQTVADTIKLLTKEDIIPACADRKVFMLAPVLVLVPTILAFAVIPFGKGMIATDVNIGIFYLIAVSSLATIPFLMAGWSSNNKYSLLGGMRAVAQMVSYEVPMVFSLLGVVMIVGSLQMSAIVEAQSKVWFVLLQPVAFLIYVIAATAECNRAPFDIPEGESELVAGVFTEYTGMKWALFFLAEYANLVLVSAIATTMFLGGWHGPVLPGWFWFFIKTSIMIFFFMWMRWTFPRVRVDHLMHFGWKFLVPLSLANIFITGIGVYLYKTIGW, via the coding sequence CTGGACAACTTGTTTGTCAAAATAGCCGCTTTGGTTCGCACTACCCTGACTGGATTAGGCCTGGGGGATATCTGGGTGAACCTGGCTATGGTCATCCTTTACCTGGCAGGTATTTTGGGTGTGATGATGACAGCGGCCTTAGTGCTGGTTTTGGTGGAAAGAAAAATCGCCGGCTTTATTCAATTAAGACCAGGTCCCAACCGTGTAGGGCCCTGGGGAAGCCTGCAAACAGTAGCCGATACCATTAAACTCTTAACCAAGGAGGATATTATCCCCGCCTGTGCGGATAGAAAGGTCTTCATGTTAGCACCGGTTCTGGTCCTGGTACCGACTATCCTGGCCTTTGCTGTTATTCCTTTCGGTAAGGGTATGATTGCTACCGATGTCAACATAGGTATTTTTTACTTGATTGCTGTCTCGTCCCTGGCCACCATTCCCTTTTTGATGGCCGGTTGGAGTTCTAACAATAAATACTCCTTATTAGGTGGTATGAGAGCAGTCGCTCAAATGGTAAGTTATGAAGTACCCATGGTCTTTTCCCTCTTGGGTGTGGTCATGATTGTGGGGTCCCTGCAGATGTCAGCCATTGTAGAAGCCCAGAGTAAAGTATGGTTTGTCCTTTTACAGCCTGTGGCGTTTCTCATTTATGTCATTGCCGCTACGGCCGAATGTAACCGGGCACCCTTTGATATTCCGGAAGGGGAATCGGAACTGGTGGCCGGTGTGTTTACTGAATATACCGGCATGAAGTGGGCCCTCTTTTTCCTGGCCGAATACGCTAACCTGGTCCTGGTTTCCGCCATCGCTACCACCATGTTTTTGGGAGGCTGGCATGGGCCTGTTTTACCGGGCTGGTTCTGGTTCTTTATTAAGACTTCCATCATGATTTTCTTCTTTATGTGGATGCGCTGGACATTCCCAAGGGTCAGGGTGGACCATTTAATGCATTTTGGCTGGAAGTTCCTGGTTCCTTTATCCTTAGCCAATATCTTCATTACAGGAATCGGTGTTTATCTCTACAAGACGATAGGGTGGTGA